Proteins from a single region of Candidatus Syntrophoarchaeum caldarius:
- a CDS encoding type II secretion system F domain protein, with protein sequence MFSIAYRIFGGSVQKKDLSALSLDLRRARIPIPAAIYLSTSRLIASFLAIFGGFIGVLAGYAIVPYPDLAGFILILSAGSLGAILFYLLTMRTCLVYPTFRMNTRKMKIERGLLHGINYLYAMAKGGMGMIDAFRSLHRHEEVYGECAVEAGYIVRDVEYFGLDLKTALMRASKNTPSEKFRDFIEGLISVMNTGGSIENYLATRSEQYQELAEEDNNFFLDTLGMLAECYVTVFVAAPLFLITIVLVLGMLKSGTLLILAIIVYVLIPIGTSLFIILLDAITTRTDEEAPSFIRLKKLNVFDDVHTIEGDGESIVDALKWYAKVERIRFFLRSPFRFFIEKPYRSFYISLPLTLIYLLELLHPSWQIPTDFDRSIFYATILLLLPYSLFFEIRAKRIRDIERMVPEFLRRLKSINETGLHLVDSIRVMIRSNMGVLTSEIVRVASSIEWGNTVGEALRKLEVRVKTGALSRAITLLVDADRATGNLRDILSIAALNAEIMQRLRERRSAAMSIYLIIVYITFAVFLFTIYIITTKFLGGMPKIPIEGAEEFLSVDYDLSLYEKVLFHGSLLQGFFSGIVGGQMSSGNPYSGIKHAIVMMIAAYLVFVFLIWGEG encoded by the coding sequence GCGAGCCAGGATCCCAATTCCAGCGGCAATCTACCTCTCAACCTCGAGACTCATCGCATCTTTCCTTGCAATCTTTGGGGGTTTCATCGGGGTTCTTGCAGGATATGCAATCGTTCCTTATCCTGATCTTGCAGGTTTCATTCTGATCCTATCTGCTGGATCACTCGGTGCGATTCTCTTCTATCTGCTCACGATGCGAACATGCCTTGTGTACCCCACCTTCAGGATGAATACGAGGAAGATGAAGATAGAGAGAGGTCTGCTTCATGGGATAAACTACCTCTATGCGATGGCAAAAGGCGGAATGGGAATGATCGATGCTTTTCGATCTCTACATAGGCATGAGGAGGTATATGGCGAGTGTGCAGTAGAGGCAGGTTATATCGTAAGGGATGTTGAGTACTTCGGGCTTGACCTTAAAACCGCTCTTATGCGAGCATCGAAGAACACACCGTCCGAGAAGTTCAGGGATTTCATTGAGGGTTTGATCTCGGTGATGAATACAGGTGGCTCGATCGAGAACTATCTTGCAACCAGGTCAGAGCAGTATCAGGAACTTGCAGAGGAGGATAATAATTTCTTTCTTGATACGCTTGGTATGCTCGCAGAATGTTATGTTACGGTATTTGTTGCAGCACCATTATTTCTCATCACGATCGTCCTTGTTCTGGGGATGCTGAAATCAGGAACACTTCTGATACTCGCTATCATCGTGTATGTCCTTATCCCAATCGGGACTTCACTCTTTATCATTCTGCTTGATGCAATCACAACCAGGACAGATGAAGAGGCACCATCCTTTATCAGGTTGAAAAAACTCAATGTATTTGATGACGTACACACCATCGAGGGAGATGGGGAAAGTATCGTTGATGCGTTGAAGTGGTATGCGAAGGTCGAGCGTATCAGGTTCTTCCTGCGCTCTCCATTCCGCTTCTTTATCGAGAAACCATACAGGAGTTTCTATATCTCACTCCCACTAACTCTCATCTATCTCCTCGAACTCCTGCACCCTTCATGGCAAATCCCAACAGACTTTGACCGCTCGATCTTCTATGCCACCATTCTCTTACTTCTTCCATACTCGCTATTCTTTGAGATTAGAGCAAAGCGGATAAGGGATATTGAGAGGATGGTACCTGAGTTCTTGAGACGGCTTAAGAGCATAAATGAGACCGGGCTACATCTTGTCGATTCTATACGGGTTATGATCAGATCGAACATGGGGGTTTTAACAAGCGAGATAGTAAGGGTTGCAAGCTCGATTGAGTGGGGAAATACCGTTGGGGAAGCATTACGCAAGCTTGAGGTCAGGGTAAAGACAGGTGCATTATCAAGAGCGATCACGCTGCTTGTCGATGCAGATCGTGCAACAGGAAACCTGAGGGATATACTCTCTATTGCAGCATTGAATGCTGAGATCATGCAGCGACTCAGGGAGCGGCGAAGTGCTGCGATGTCGATCTACCTTATAATCGTGTACATTACCTTTGCGGTATTCTTATTTACGATATACATAATAACGACGAAGTTTCTTGGTGGAATGCCCAAAATTCCGATTGAAGGTGCCGAAGAGTTCCTCTCAGTTGACTACGATCTCTCCCTCTATGAAAAGGTGCTCTTTCATGGATCACTCCTCCAGGGTTTCTTCTCAGGGATCGTTGGTGGACAGATGAGCTCAGGGAATCCATACAGTGGGATCAAGCATGCAATTGTGATGATGATCGCAGCATATCTTGTCTTTGTGTTTCTGATATGGGGTGAAGGATGA